One genomic window of Fusarium keratoplasticum isolate Fu6.1 chromosome 3, whole genome shotgun sequence includes the following:
- a CDS encoding HET domain-containing protein: MQTVLRHRTRINFQDLPQTIKDAVVVTENLGLGYLWVDALCIIQDDESDKACEIDLMGHVYENAQVTIAASRAERVQEGFLQDLIPYGCNKQDWVFKMHYRDLAGQVSPVIIAPKLFRPPVDHLSKRAWAFQERLLSRRILEYSAACVHWTCQSHNDCDRRGGKCSVQELKSNTQASRGLLYLNEAVTVERWHKLVDEFSRRSLTLSGDRLPAIGGIAERFGIQSDDQYLAGIWQSHLPWGLLWMINKWVRGSAQPQASAYVAPSWSWASTMRPINGRVFGDSGVSQVDIVRVNVRTAAEGARYGKVVYGSLTLRGFVTPVDWKLPQETERYVDGTISSIPSISIHRDGAETSLLAGGMTTVRDYLLVLVASSDIKKVTGLILRQHSDQTYFRTGVFQVPYCPADQEKYPNLAHSLLNSSREEEVTIV, translated from the coding sequence ATGCAAACCGTTCTTCGTCATCGGACACGGATCAATTTCCAAGATCTACCCCAAACGATCAAGGACGCAGTGGTCGTGACAGAGAATCTCGGTCTCGGCTACCTCTGGGTTGATGCGCTCTGTATCATTCAGGACGACGAGAGTGACAAAGCCTGCGAAATTGATCTCATGGGGCACGTCTACGAGAATGCTCAAGTCACTATAGCAGCATCAAGGGCGGAAAGAGTCCAAGAGGGGTTCCTGCAGGACCTTATACCATATGGATGCAACAAACAAGACTGGGTCTTCAAGATGCACTATCGTGATCTGGCAGGCCAAGTCAGTCCTGTGATCATCGCCCCAAAGCTTTTCCGACCGCCGGTAGACCATTTGTCGAAAAGAGCTTGGGCTTTTCAAGAACGACTGCTCTCACGTCGGATTCTCGAATATAGTGCCGCTTGTGTACATTGGACTTGTCAGTCGCACAACGATTGTGACAGACGAGGCGGAAAGTGCTCTGTTCAAGAGCTCAAGAGTAACACCCAGGCCTCTCGTGGTCTATTATATCTCAACGAAGCTGTCACTGTGGAGAGGTGGCATAAGCTCGTCGATGAGTTCTCGAGGCGGTCGCTTACCCTTTCCGGGGATCGCCTTCCAGCTATAGGAGGTATCGCCGAGCGGTTTGGCATCCAGTCAGACGATCAGTACCTAGCTGGCATATGGCAATCACACCTACCATGGGGGCTCCTCTGGATGATTAACAAATGGGTGAGAGGATCGGcccaaccccaagcttcGGCCTATGTTGCCCCATCATGGTCCTGGGCATCCACAATGCGTCCTATTAATGGCCGTGTTTTTGGCGATTCTGGAGTTTCCCAGGTTGACATAGTCAGAGTCAACGTAAGAACTGCAGCAGAAGGGGCTAGGTACGGAAAGGTTGTCTACGGCAGTCTTACGCTACGTGGATTCGTCACACCCGTCGATTGGAAATTGCCACAGGAAACGGAGAGATACGTTGACGGTACTATTTCCAGTATTCCTTCCATTAGCATCCACAGAGACGGTGCAGAAACCAGCTTACTCGCAGGTGGCATGACCACAGTTCGCGACTACCTATTGGTTCTCGTCGCGAGCAgcgacatcaagaaggtGACGGGTTTGATATTGCGTCAGCATTCTGATCAAACATATTTTCGGACGGGAGTCTTTCAGGTACCCTACTGTCCGGCAGATCAGGAAAAGTATCCAAACCTAGCCCATAGTCTTTTGAACAGCAgccgagaggaggaggtcacAATTGTATGA